In Micromonospora sp. WMMA1363, a genomic segment contains:
- a CDS encoding SseB family protein: MTEWEPATEPEAALREALLANDQQRYFRILARTDLFLPVAEPALTGQAATGWGTWTTGGRTHVLAFTSATAMRACLGEHAGASRRTAYGELAGQWPNHEWWLAVNPGLPIEGYLPAWYVAQLARGDVRLPGRTMGARARLERPETLARVRGPGDGDTEPAAGLQGRVPSAGAAPQGTSPPRPVSEPAPPPGTPLRTPAEVRAAALRRPLTEPGRTSVPAAAGDTGGLWPSPARGADRPGRFPADVSANSPSDGEADRPPRRSFFEPASGRVNREDRAVPPPRFARGGQPFPRRRPLTAPVPDAPTRAFPAGEETPTAPAHQDTPTRAFATPGDTSQAPQRRAPLQTSQRRAAGEEARTIRLPVPDPATLEAYARRAPDQESRQTLPRRRPTPPPPEPEPASIAEPVSGSPAPRRGFTPIVIEGTIIETRDLIAPPGDPHRARATGLRDDPGVTQPPQGPAVVKGERAADAWAPTRPDAGRPGLTRHPVDARLALDPQRPVSEVTGGTQDRTIPVAEVSDPAHVPGAAAGASAAAGSARPAAAPADADPVGAAPDPAIPEGFEPANEVEEDLLEATGSGSTDTFLSTLLLARVLLPVAPDSTADSRPGEPGFVWRTDELDGETFVVVYTSPERLAEHTDAPVDTVRVRFLQLIQRWPDESWSFAVNPGTPVGAKLPGEQIVGLANWAAEVGLGAEPEAPPAEEAPAERPGDKPPAPDPSRPVVMQKAVAPSQLAYYLERGYDRVSGFVHRAGELAHLTTPEQLYDALGLGYPDSPFDRAADEIYVLRWPAYRPSLYRIPYGGQNETAMRAMEGWIIERPPFRGNGFAPGDSSDVVAEFKVDSARLPHGAQLWRLGADGTERVVAALDADELLWREAGDG; encoded by the coding sequence GTGACCGAATGGGAGCCGGCCACCGAGCCGGAGGCGGCGCTGCGCGAGGCGCTGCTCGCCAACGACCAGCAGCGCTACTTCCGCATCCTGGCCCGGACGGACCTGTTCCTGCCGGTCGCGGAGCCGGCGCTCACCGGCCAGGCCGCGACGGGTTGGGGCACGTGGACCACTGGTGGTCGTACCCACGTCCTGGCCTTCACCTCCGCCACCGCGATGAGGGCCTGCCTCGGCGAGCACGCGGGGGCGAGCCGGCGCACGGCCTACGGCGAACTGGCCGGCCAGTGGCCGAACCACGAGTGGTGGCTCGCGGTCAACCCGGGACTGCCCATCGAGGGATACCTGCCGGCCTGGTACGTCGCCCAGCTCGCCCGCGGCGACGTCAGGCTGCCTGGCCGCACCATGGGCGCCCGGGCGCGGCTGGAACGCCCCGAGACCCTCGCCCGTGTCCGCGGCCCGGGAGACGGGGACACCGAGCCGGCCGCCGGCCTCCAGGGACGCGTGCCGAGTGCTGGCGCGGCCCCTCAGGGCACGAGCCCGCCGCGACCGGTTTCCGAGCCCGCTCCACCGCCCGGGACACCGTTGCGGACCCCGGCCGAGGTCCGTGCCGCCGCGTTGCGGCGACCGCTGACCGAGCCCGGCCGGACGTCCGTGCCGGCGGCCGCTGGGGACACGGGAGGGCTGTGGCCGTCGCCGGCTCGGGGAGCGGACCGTCCCGGCCGGTTCCCCGCCGACGTGTCGGCGAACAGCCCCTCGGACGGGGAGGCGGACCGGCCGCCCCGCCGTTCCTTCTTCGAACCCGCGTCCGGTCGCGTCAACCGCGAGGATCGGGCCGTTCCGCCGCCCCGATTCGCCCGTGGCGGCCAGCCGTTCCCGCGCCGCCGGCCGCTCACCGCCCCGGTGCCCGACGCCCCGACGCGGGCGTTCCCCGCCGGGGAGGAGACGCCTACCGCCCCGGCCCACCAGGACACCCCGACCCGAGCCTTCGCGACTCCTGGCGACACGTCGCAGGCACCCCAGCGGCGGGCCCCGTTGCAGACCTCGCAGCGGCGGGCCGCCGGGGAGGAGGCCCGGACGATCCGCCTTCCGGTGCCCGACCCGGCGACCCTGGAGGCGTACGCGCGCCGGGCGCCGGACCAGGAGTCGAGGCAGACCCTGCCGCGCCGCCGCCCCACGCCGCCGCCTCCGGAACCGGAACCGGCCTCGATCGCCGAGCCGGTCTCCGGGTCGCCGGCACCTCGCCGAGGGTTCACTCCGATCGTCATCGAGGGCACGATCATCGAGACACGGGACCTGATCGCACCCCCGGGCGACCCGCACCGCGCCCGCGCCACCGGGCTGCGCGACGACCCGGGCGTAACGCAGCCACCGCAGGGTCCCGCCGTGGTGAAGGGGGAGCGGGCGGCGGATGCGTGGGCGCCGACCAGGCCGGATGCCGGGCGCCCGGGGCTCACCCGACACCCGGTGGACGCCCGGCTGGCCCTGGACCCGCAGCGTCCGGTGTCCGAGGTCACCGGCGGCACGCAGGATCGGACGATCCCTGTCGCCGAGGTGTCGGATCCCGCTCACGTGCCGGGCGCGGCAGCTGGTGCATCGGCTGCCGCGGGATCGGCACGTCCCGCGGCGGCACCGGCCGATGCCGATCCGGTGGGCGCCGCTCCCGATCCGGCCATTCCGGAGGGCTTCGAGCCGGCAAACGAGGTCGAGGAGGACCTGCTCGAAGCGACCGGATCCGGGAGCACAGACACGTTCCTGTCGACGCTCCTACTCGCCCGTGTGCTGCTGCCCGTGGCCCCTGACTCGACCGCCGACAGCCGCCCCGGCGAACCCGGGTTCGTCTGGCGTACGGACGAGCTGGACGGGGAGACGTTCGTCGTCGTGTACACCTCCCCGGAGCGGCTGGCCGAGCACACCGACGCCCCTGTCGACACGGTCCGGGTCCGGTTCCTACAGCTCATCCAGCGCTGGCCGGACGAGTCGTGGTCGTTCGCCGTCAACCCGGGCACCCCGGTCGGTGCGAAGCTGCCCGGTGAGCAGATCGTCGGGCTCGCCAACTGGGCGGCGGAGGTGGGCCTCGGCGCCGAACCGGAGGCACCGCCCGCCGAGGAGGCACCGGCCGAGCGGCCCGGCGACAAACCGCCCGCCCCGGACCCCAGCCGCCCCGTGGTGATGCAGAAGGCGGTCGCCCCGAGCCAGCTCGCGTACTACCTGGAGCGCGGCTACGACCGGGTCTCCGGCTTCGTGCACCGGGCGGGCGAGCTGGCCCACCTGACCACCCCGGAGCAGCTGTACGACGCGCTCGGCCTCGGCTACCCCGACTCGCCGTTCGACCGGGCCGCCGACGAGATCTACGTGCTGCGCTGGCCGGCGTACCGGCCGAGCCTCTACCGCATCCCGTACGGCGGCCAGAACGAGACCGCGATGCGGGCGATGGAGGGCTGGATCATCGAGCGGCCCCCGTTCCGCGGCAACGGCTTCGCGCCCGGCGACAGCAGCGACGTGGTGGCGGAGTTCAAGGTGGACAGCGCCCGGCTGCCACACGGTGCTCAGCTTTGGCGGCTCGGCGCGGACGGCACCGAGCGGGTGGTGGCCGCCCTGGACGCCGATGAGTTGCTGTGGCGGGAGGCGGGTGACGGATGA